Proteins encoded in a region of the Sterolibacterium denitrificans genome:
- a CDS encoding MarR family winged helix-turn-helix transcriptional regulator, whose product MNAHTDSETRAHSEHANALRLWLRMLACTNLIESSVRSHLRQEFDITLPRFDLMAQLERVPEGMKMGELSRRMMVTGGNVTGITDQLVEEGLVTRLDNPKDRRAYIVKLTSKGRKAFDEMAKAHEQWIVELFAGLDSEQCDQLHELLAKLKTHLATAAAAGITGKNR is encoded by the coding sequence ATGAACGCACATACCGACAGTGAAACCCGCGCCCACAGCGAACATGCCAATGCCCTGCGGCTCTGGCTGCGCATGCTGGCCTGCACCAACCTCATCGAAAGCAGCGTGCGCTCGCATCTGCGTCAGGAATTCGACATCACCCTGCCGCGCTTCGACCTGATGGCGCAACTCGAACGTGTGCCGGAAGGCATGAAAATGGGCGAGCTCTCACGCCGCATGATGGTGACCGGCGGCAATGTCACCGGCATCACCGACCAACTGGTCGAAGAAGGCCTGGTTACCCGCCTGGACAACCCCAAGGATCGCCGCGCCTACATCGTCAAGCTGACCAGCAAGGGCCGCAAGGCCTTCGACGAGATGGCCAAGGCCCACGAACAGTGGATCGTCGAACTGTTTGCCGGCCTCGACAGCGAGCAGTGCGACCAGCTTCACGAACTGCTGGCCAAACTGAAAACCCATCTCGCAACGGCTGCCGCGGCCGGTATCACCGGCAAGAACCGCTGA
- a CDS encoding enoyl-CoA hydratase family protein: MSSTAPAARNFLWQPDHENGVATLTLNRPERKNPLTFAAYAELRELFSALATDQANDIRAVVITGAAGNFCSGGDVHDIIGPLTRMSMPELLDFTRLTGAVVKAMRACPQPIIAAVDGVCAGAGAMLALAADMRIGTARSRTAFLFSRVGLAGSDMGACTLLPRAIGQGRASELLYTGRSMAGPEAERWGFFNRLCEPEQLLGEAQSLAAELAAGPGFAHAMTKRMLQREWNMSLDEAIDAEADAQAICMQTEDFRRAYRAFVAREKPQFAGN, translated from the coding sequence ATGTCCTCCACTGCGCCTGCCGCCCGGAACTTCCTCTGGCAACCCGACCACGAGAACGGCGTGGCGACGCTGACCCTGAACCGCCCGGAACGCAAAAACCCGCTGACCTTCGCCGCCTACGCCGAATTGCGCGAACTGTTCTCCGCGCTCGCCACCGACCAGGCCAATGACATCCGCGCCGTGGTCATCACCGGTGCTGCCGGCAATTTCTGTTCGGGCGGCGACGTGCATGACATCATCGGCCCGCTGACGCGCATGAGCATGCCCGAATTGCTCGACTTCACCCGTCTGACCGGCGCCGTGGTGAAGGCCATGCGCGCCTGTCCGCAACCCATCATCGCCGCCGTCGATGGCGTCTGCGCCGGCGCCGGCGCGATGCTGGCGCTGGCGGCCGACATGCGCATCGGCACCGCGCGCAGCCGCACCGCCTTCCTCTTCTCCCGCGTTGGCCTGGCCGGCAGCGACATGGGCGCATGCACCCTGCTGCCGCGCGCCATCGGCCAGGGCCGCGCCAGCGAACTGCTGTACACCGGACGCAGCATGGCAGGCCCGGAAGCCGAGCGCTGGGGATTCTTCAACCGTCTCTGCGAGCCGGAGCAACTACTGGGCGAAGCGCAAAGCCTGGCCGCGGAACTGGCCGCCGGCCCCGGCTTCGCCCACGCCATGACCAAGCGCATGCTGCAACGCGAATGGAACATGAGCCTGGATGAAGCCATCGATGCCGAAGCCGACGCCCAGGCGATCTGCATGCAGACCGAGGACTTCCGCCGCGCCTATCGCGCCTTCGTCGCCCGGGAAAAACCGCAGTTCGCCGGCAATTGA
- the pgeF gene encoding peptidoglycan editing factor PgeF, protein MDELLIPDWGCEHAAGAPPGVRALVTTRLSLQGCSAAPYEYFNLALHVGDDPLAVMANRGSLRRLLPAEPLWLNQVHGTEVACADDDRGDAAVVPTADASCARAPGRVCVVLTADCLPLLLAARDGSVVAAAHAGWRGLAAGVIEATVAAMGVPAADVQVWLGPAIGPAAFEVGAEVRAAFCRHDPQAALAFRAQGGREKPDRSNEPDKWLCDLYMLARQRLAALGVRQVSGGGLCTWSDERRFYSYRRDGATGRMASLIWRE, encoded by the coding sequence ATGGATGAACTGTTGATTCCCGACTGGGGCTGCGAACATGCAGCGGGCGCGCCGCCCGGCGTGCGCGCCCTGGTGACCACGCGCCTGAGCCTGCAGGGTTGCAGCGCGGCGCCGTACGAGTATTTCAATCTCGCCCTGCATGTGGGTGACGATCCGCTGGCCGTGATGGCCAATCGCGGCAGTTTGCGTCGTCTGCTGCCGGCCGAGCCGCTCTGGCTGAATCAGGTGCACGGCACCGAGGTGGCCTGTGCCGATGATGATCGTGGCGATGCGGCTGTCGTGCCGACGGCCGATGCCAGTTGCGCTCGTGCGCCGGGCCGGGTTTGCGTCGTGCTGACGGCTGATTGCCTGCCTCTGCTGCTGGCGGCGCGCGACGGTTCGGTCGTGGCGGCCGCGCATGCCGGCTGGCGCGGTCTGGCCGCCGGCGTGATCGAGGCGACGGTGGCCGCCATGGGCGTGCCGGCAGCGGATGTGCAGGTCTGGCTGGGGCCGGCCATCGGCCCGGCGGCCTTTGAGGTGGGTGCCGAGGTGCGTGCCGCCTTTTGCCGGCACGATCCGCAGGCAGCGCTGGCTTTTCGCGCGCAGGGGGGACGGGAAAAGCCGGATAGATCGAACGAGCCGGACAAATGGCTGTGCGATCTGTACATGCTGGCGCGTCAGCGGCTGGCCGCGCTTGGCGTGCGGCAGGTGAGCGGCGGCGGCTTATGCACCTGGAGCGACGAACGGCGTTTCTACTCCTACCGCCGCGATGGCGCCACCGGACGCATGGCCAGCCTGATCTGGCGTGAGTGA
- a CDS encoding bifunctional salicylyl-CoA 5-hydroxylase/oxidoreductase, with protein MRIVCLGGGPAGLYFSILMKRADPTHQIILHERNKADDTFGWGVVFSAASLDTLAIADPESHAAITAAMRRWDDCAVHFKGRCMRSGGHGYSGISRQTLLAILQQRAAELGVQLEFESQINLDGDDDDAPQATQLAAADLIVAADGIHSATRARHADHFQPAIDLRKCRYLWFGTTRPLDAFTFITEASPWGWFQAHAYPYAEGKSTFIVECHEATWRNAGLDQLDADASAAFCERIFASHLQGHRLLCNPRHQRGSAWLNFNNVHCSRWHHGNIVLIGDAAHTCHFSIGSGTRLAMEDALALSRSLAADAGAAHDAATSLTQALENYQNERSREILRLQNAARNRMEWFENLSRYTRLEPEQFAYSLLTSSQRLGHDSLLQRDPAYIDGIESWLARQSGAPKPGNQRLPPMFTPFRLREMTLKNRVVVSPMAMYSCEDGLPGDFHLAHLGSRLLGGAALVICEMTAVMPDGRITPGCAGLWNDRQMAAWQRIVEFARQTSDAKIGLQLGHAGPKGSTQPGWQQIDEPLAEGNWPLLAASDIAYGPQNQIPRAMTRQDMTRVRDAFVAATRRGATAGFDLLELHCAHGYLLSSFISPLTNRREDEYGGSLENRLRYPLEVCREMRIAWPAERPLAVRISAHDWAPGGLTDDEAVTIARAFRDLGVDLIDVSSGQTTRAARPTYGRMYQTPFADRIRNEAGIPTMAVGNIFAADHINTIIAAGRADLCALGRPHLADPAWTLHAAAAQGYRAVAWPRQYLGGKSQLEHNLDRTS; from the coding sequence ATGCGCATCGTTTGTCTCGGCGGCGGCCCGGCCGGTCTGTACTTTTCGATATTGATGAAACGTGCCGACCCGACGCACCAAATCATCCTCCATGAACGCAACAAAGCCGACGACACCTTCGGCTGGGGCGTGGTGTTTTCCGCCGCTTCGCTCGACACATTGGCCATCGCCGATCCCGAAAGCCACGCCGCCATCACTGCCGCCATGCGGCGCTGGGATGATTGCGCGGTGCACTTCAAGGGCCGCTGCATGCGCTCGGGTGGCCATGGCTACAGCGGCATTAGCCGCCAAACGCTGCTCGCCATCCTCCAGCAGCGCGCCGCCGAACTGGGCGTGCAACTGGAATTCGAGAGTCAAATCAACCTCGACGGCGATGATGACGATGCGCCGCAAGCCACCCAGCTTGCCGCCGCCGATCTGATCGTCGCCGCCGACGGCATTCACAGCGCCACCCGCGCGCGCCATGCCGATCACTTTCAACCCGCCATCGATTTGCGCAAATGCCGCTATCTCTGGTTCGGCACCACCCGGCCCCTGGATGCCTTCACCTTCATCACCGAAGCCAGCCCATGGGGCTGGTTCCAGGCCCACGCCTACCCTTACGCCGAAGGGAAAAGCACCTTCATCGTCGAATGCCACGAAGCCACCTGGCGCAATGCCGGACTCGACCAGCTCGATGCCGACGCTTCGGCGGCATTCTGCGAACGCATTTTCGCCAGTCACCTGCAAGGCCACCGGCTGCTTTGCAACCCTCGCCATCAGCGCGGCTCTGCCTGGCTCAACTTCAACAACGTGCATTGCTCGCGCTGGCACCACGGCAACATCGTGCTGATCGGCGATGCCGCGCATACCTGCCATTTCTCGATCGGCTCGGGTACCCGGCTGGCGATGGAAGACGCGCTTGCCCTGAGCCGCAGCCTTGCCGCTGACGCCGGGGCTGCTCATGACGCCGCAACAAGTCTGACCCAGGCGCTGGAGAACTATCAGAACGAACGCAGCCGCGAAATCCTGCGTCTGCAGAATGCCGCGCGCAACCGCATGGAATGGTTCGAGAACCTCTCCCGCTACACGCGTCTCGAACCCGAACAATTCGCCTACTCGCTGCTCACCAGCAGCCAGCGCCTCGGCCATGACAGTCTGCTGCAGCGCGATCCGGCCTATATCGACGGCATCGAAAGCTGGCTGGCGCGGCAAAGCGGGGCGCCCAAGCCCGGCAACCAGCGCCTGCCGCCGATGTTCACGCCCTTCCGCCTGCGCGAAATGACGTTGAAGAACCGCGTCGTCGTCTCGCCGATGGCCATGTACTCCTGCGAGGACGGCCTGCCCGGCGATTTCCATCTGGCCCACCTGGGCAGCCGGCTGCTCGGCGGCGCCGCGCTGGTGATCTGCGAAATGACCGCCGTCATGCCGGATGGCCGCATCACGCCGGGTTGCGCCGGACTCTGGAACGACCGGCAGATGGCTGCCTGGCAGCGCATCGTCGAATTTGCCCGGCAAACCTCTGACGCAAAAATCGGCCTGCAACTGGGCCACGCCGGCCCGAAGGGCTCGACCCAACCCGGCTGGCAGCAGATCGACGAACCGCTGGCAGAGGGCAACTGGCCGCTGCTCGCCGCATCGGACATCGCCTACGGCCCGCAGAACCAGATCCCGCGCGCCATGACCCGCCAGGACATGACCCGCGTCCGCGATGCCTTCGTCGCCGCCACGCGGCGCGGCGCCACGGCAGGTTTCGATCTGCTCGAACTGCACTGCGCCCACGGCTATCTGCTGTCGAGCTTCATCAGCCCGCTCACCAACCGGCGCGAGGACGAATACGGCGGCTCACTGGAAAACCGGCTGCGCTATCCGCTGGAAGTCTGTCGCGAAATGCGCATCGCCTGGCCGGCAGAACGGCCACTCGCCGTGCGCATTTCGGCGCACGACTGGGCGCCCGGCGGCCTGACCGATGACGAAGCCGTGACGATCGCCCGCGCCTTCCGCGATCTCGGCGTCGACTTGATCGACGTTTCCTCCGGACAAACCACCCGCGCCGCCCGCCCCACCTATGGCCGCATGTACCAGACGCCCTTTGCCGACCGCATCCGCAACGAAGCCGGCATTCCCACCATGGCCGTCGGCAACATTTTCGCGGCCGATCACATCAACACCATCATCGCCGCCGGCCGGGCCGACCTCTGCGCCCTCGGGCGGCCGCACCTGGCCGATCCGGCCTGGACCCTGCACGCCGCGGCCGCGCAAGGCTATCGCGCCGTCGCCTGGCCGCGTCAATACCTGGGCGGCAAATCCCAACTGGAACACAACCTGGATCGCACCTCCTGA
- the ugpQ gene encoding glycerophosphodiester phosphodiesterase: MSPSWHYPRIIAHRCGGALAPENSLAGLAVAARLGIRAVEFDVMLSADAVPVLIHDETLERTSNGQGRVADWPYERLRRLDVGRHHHRAFAGERLADLHQALIHCQALGLAANIEIKPAAGHERQTGRVVAEWVSAFQRECAAAGSQTVPLLFSSFSEEALEAARLAADAGAGAGDAPARALLCEEIPADWQTRLQRLDCRYLHGDAHRLQAGRLAEIQAAGVALACYTVNDPVQAEQLFAAGVTAIFSDRIDLFAATA, translated from the coding sequence ATGAGTCCATCCTGGCACTATCCACGCATCATCGCTCACCGCTGCGGCGGTGCTCTGGCACCGGAAAATAGCCTGGCGGGGCTGGCCGTTGCCGCGCGCCTGGGTATCCGCGCCGTCGAATTCGATGTGATGCTGAGCGCCGACGCGGTACCCGTGCTGATCCACGATGAAACCCTGGAGCGCACCAGCAATGGCCAGGGCAGGGTGGCCGACTGGCCGTATGAACGCTTGCGCCGGCTGGATGTGGGGCGGCATCATCACCGCGCCTTTGCCGGTGAGCGCCTGGCGGATCTGCATCAGGCGCTTATCCATTGCCAAGCATTGGGGCTGGCGGCCAATATCGAGATCAAGCCGGCGGCGGGCCATGAGCGGCAAACCGGGCGCGTCGTTGCCGAGTGGGTGAGCGCGTTTCAGCGTGAATGCGCGGCGGCCGGCAGCCAGACAGTGCCTTTGCTGTTTTCCTCGTTTTCCGAAGAGGCGCTCGAGGCAGCCCGCCTTGCCGCGGATGCCGGCGCGGGTGCGGGTGATGCGCCGGCTCGGGCGTTGCTGTGCGAGGAAATTCCGGCGGATTGGCAGACGCGCCTGCAGCGCCTCGACTGCCGCTATCTGCATGGCGATGCGCATCGCCTGCAGGCCGGACGACTGGCGGAAATCCAGGCCGCCGGCGTGGCGCTGGCCTGCTATACCGTGAATGATCCCGTGCAGGCCGAGCAGTTGTTTGCCGCGGGCGTGACGGCAATCTTCAGCGATCGCATCGATCTTTTTGCGGCAACGGCCTGA
- a CDS encoding outer membrane protein assembly factor BamD codes for MRSLAALAVVFAITIAPLPLLSGCGSTSEQADETSGWSAQKLYNEAREAMNEGAWDRAIKLLEKLESRYPYGRYAQQAQLEVAYANFKLSEPVAAIAACDRFIRLHPNHPNVDYAYYLKGLVNFNEDLGLFGYVSQQDLTERDPKAAREAFDAFKELVNKFPGSKYASDATARMKYLVNALAAHEVHVARYYLKRGAYLAAVNRAQDAIKTYPDAPAIEEAMYITVLAYEAIGMKDLRDDAERVMRRNFPKSEFYALGFDRPSPWWKLW; via the coding sequence ATGCGTAGTTTAGCGGCTCTGGCTGTTGTTTTCGCGATCACCATCGCCCCCCTCCCCCTGCTCAGCGGCTGCGGTTCGACGTCCGAACAGGCCGACGAAACGAGCGGCTGGTCGGCCCAGAAGCTCTACAACGAAGCCCGTGAAGCCATGAACGAGGGCGCCTGGGACAGGGCCATCAAGCTGCTGGAAAAGCTCGAATCACGCTACCCTTACGGCCGCTACGCCCAGCAGGCCCAGCTTGAAGTGGCCTATGCCAATTTCAAGCTCTCCGAGCCGGTGGCGGCCATCGCCGCCTGCGACCGCTTCATCCGCCTGCATCCCAATCATCCAAACGTCGATTACGCCTATTACCTGAAAGGCCTGGTCAATTTCAACGAAGACCTCGGCCTCTTTGGCTACGTCAGCCAGCAGGACCTGACCGAGCGCGACCCGAAGGCCGCCCGCGAGGCTTTCGATGCCTTCAAGGAACTGGTCAACAAATTTCCCGGCAGCAAATATGCTTCCGACGCCACGGCGCGCATGAAATACCTGGTCAACGCCCTGGCCGCGCATGAAGTCCACGTCGCCCGCTACTACCTCAAGCGCGGCGCCTATCTCGCTGCCGTCAACCGCGCCCAGGATGCCATCAAGACCTATCCCGATGCGCCGGCAATCGAAGAAGCCATGTACATCACCGTGCTGGCTTACGAAGCCATCGGCATGAAGGATCTGCGCGATGACGCCGAGCGCGTGATGCGGCGCAACTTCCCCAAGAGCGAGTTCTATGCGCTGGGTTTCGACCGGCCGAGTCCCTGGTGGAAGCTCTGGTAA
- a CDS encoding ZIP family metal transporter: protein MSVLAWILLMSFAGGLLSVLAASLIALTASRRWVNSLVSYAIGALLGAAFLEVLPHAVVGSGDVGSTSAIVLAGILGFFVLEKLVLWRHCHTEHCEGHEQPVLTANRVQEHFHSHGHAHNVHAAHDGGRSGLLIMVGDTFHNFVDGILIAAAFMESVQLGIITSLAIIAHEIPQEVGDFVILLHSGYSRAKALIFNVVSSLATLAGGVLAYFALSAMQGAVPVFLSLAAASMIYVAVADLIPGLHKRTELRATLHQVVLIVTGILTIWAAHHLVEHFFGAA from the coding sequence ATGTCAGTGCTTGCCTGGATACTTCTGATGTCGTTTGCCGGCGGCCTGCTTTCCGTGCTGGCGGCCTCGCTCATCGCCTTGACGGCGAGCCGGCGTTGGGTCAATTCGCTGGTCAGCTATGCCATCGGCGCCCTGCTTGGCGCGGCTTTTCTGGAAGTGCTGCCGCACGCCGTGGTAGGCAGCGGCGACGTCGGTTCGACTTCGGCCATCGTGCTCGCCGGCATACTCGGTTTCTTCGTGCTCGAGAAGTTGGTGCTCTGGCGCCACTGTCATACCGAGCACTGCGAGGGCCATGAGCAACCGGTGCTCACCGCCAACCGGGTGCAGGAGCACTTCCATTCCCATGGTCATGCGCACAATGTGCACGCTGCGCACGATGGCGGACGCAGCGGTCTGTTGATCATGGTGGGCGATACCTTCCACAACTTCGTCGATGGCATCCTGATTGCCGCCGCCTTCATGGAAAGCGTCCAGCTTGGCATCATCACCTCGCTGGCCATCATTGCCCACGAGATTCCGCAGGAAGTCGGCGATTTCGTGATCCTGCTGCATTCCGGCTACAGCCGCGCCAAGGCATTGATTTTCAACGTCGTTTCATCGCTGGCCACCCTGGCGGGCGGCGTGCTGGCGTATTTCGCCCTTTCGGCCATGCAAGGCGCGGTGCCGGTGTTTCTTTCCCTGGCGGCAGCGAGCATGATTTACGTCGCCGTGGCGGATCTGATCCCCGGACTGCATAAACGCACCGAACTGCGGGCCACGCTGCATCAGGTGGTGTTGATCGTCACGGGCATCCTGACGATCTGGGCGGCGCATCATCTGGTCGAGCATTTCTTCGGAGCCGCTTGA
- the rluD gene encoding 23S rRNA pseudouridine(1911/1915/1917) synthase RluD produces MSLHELVDGLEEDGGGIVGTRVQVSPEHAGLRLDQALARLLPQHSRSRLQGWLREGHVRIDGRVVTDAKHKVWGGECIELEDGLGADPRGLPAVAESIPLRIVHEDEEILVVDKPAGLVVHPGSGNWQGTLLNALLHHAPALAAIPRAGIVHRLDKETSGLLVVAKTLEAQTDLVRQLQARSVRRHYLALVHGVVAAERTGGTVDAPIGRHPTQRTRMAVVPLERHGKEARTHYLVRERFAAATLLECRLETGRTHQIRVHMMELGHPLVGDPVYLRGKRSGQPLFSAFPRQALHAWRLALRHPRTQLEMSWEAPLPEDFAALLGALRAQNDDREA; encoded by the coding sequence GTGAGCCTTCATGAGCTTGTCGATGGTCTTGAGGAGGATGGCGGGGGCATCGTCGGCACGCGCGTGCAGGTCTCTCCCGAGCATGCCGGCCTGCGCCTCGACCAGGCGCTGGCGCGCTTGCTGCCCCAGCATTCCCGCAGCCGTTTGCAGGGTTGGCTGCGCGAGGGACACGTCCGCATCGACGGCCGCGTCGTCACGGATGCGAAACACAAGGTCTGGGGCGGCGAGTGCATCGAGTTGGAGGACGGCCTGGGCGCCGATCCACGTGGGTTGCCGGCGGTCGCCGAGAGCATTCCGCTGCGGATCGTGCATGAGGATGAGGAGATTCTGGTGGTCGACAAGCCGGCCGGGCTGGTGGTCCATCCCGGCAGCGGCAATTGGCAGGGGACGCTGCTGAACGCGCTGCTGCATCACGCGCCGGCGCTGGCGGCGATTCCACGGGCCGGCATCGTGCATCGCCTCGACAAGGAAACCAGCGGTTTGCTGGTCGTCGCGAAAACCCTGGAAGCGCAGACCGATCTGGTGCGCCAGTTGCAGGCGCGCAGCGTCAGGCGCCACTACCTGGCGCTGGTGCATGGCGTGGTGGCGGCGGAGAGGACGGGTGGCACGGTCGATGCGCCGATCGGCCGTCATCCGACGCAGCGCACCCGGATGGCGGTCGTCCCACTGGAGCGGCATGGCAAGGAGGCGCGCACGCATTACCTGGTGCGCGAGCGTTTCGCGGCGGCAACGTTGCTCGAATGCCGGCTGGAAACCGGGCGCACGCACCAGATCCGCGTGCATATGATGGAACTCGGCCATCCTCTGGTGGGCGATCCCGTCTATCTGCGCGGTAAACGCAGCGGCCAGCCGTTGTTCAGCGCTTTCCCGCGCCAGGCGCTGCATGCCTGGCGTCTGGCGCTGCGCCATCCGCGCACGCAGTTGGAGATGAGCTGGGAAGCGCCGCTGCCCGAGGATTTCGCCGCGCTGCTGGGGGCGTTGCGGGCGCAGAATGACGATCGGGAGGCGTGA
- a CDS encoding extracellular solute-binding protein, protein MQRLGRGVPVAGVIAVAASLVFFSGMALATPAKTVAKSAAKPAAKTAVQPAPDVVLRHMLSGQAQDTLASLVMRFNEEQKGRIRVVVQNMGALDDAERRRLPSMALLEPDDSMLFFRDKPKFKPLYQVMTTNGQRLEAGQFFPLVADAVDDGAGRIQALPLGLSLPVLMWNKDELRKAGLDPEEPPQSWFDVQMRAGKLYDEGSACPLTSSRFSWIHLENVSTQHGEPLLVRDKGRAMRARLNSMVDIKHLALLSSWYKARYFQYFGPGSEADHRFLSGECAMITGESALYQEARRAGIAVGMSPMPFYDDMHGANRERILPGGMGLWALAGRSAHEYQGVAQFVRFMLRPEVQNEWLRGTGFLPMTPVAMRTLESLDVPPPLVNLATRRLGEASPAKLRTKHNAGLSQLRSIVDEEVADVWANRKPAKQALDIAMRRAGGGAP, encoded by the coding sequence ATGCAGCGCTTGGGACGTGGTGTGCCGGTTGCCGGCGTGATTGCCGTGGCGGCGAGCCTCGTGTTTTTCAGCGGAATGGCACTGGCGACGCCGGCCAAGACAGTCGCCAAAAGCGCAGCGAAGCCTGCCGCGAAGACGGCCGTCCAGCCAGCGCCGGATGTCGTTTTGCGCCATATGCTCTCGGGTCAGGCGCAGGATACCCTGGCCAGCCTGGTCATGCGTTTCAACGAAGAGCAAAAGGGGCGGATTCGTGTGGTCGTGCAGAACATGGGCGCGCTGGACGACGCCGAGCGGCGCCGTTTGCCGTCCATGGCGCTGCTGGAGCCGGATGACAGCATGCTGTTCTTCCGCGACAAGCCGAAGTTCAAGCCGCTTTATCAGGTGATGACGACGAACGGACAGAGGCTGGAAGCGGGGCAGTTCTTCCCGCTCGTCGCCGATGCGGTGGACGATGGCGCCGGGCGCATCCAGGCGCTGCCACTGGGCCTGTCGCTGCCGGTACTGATGTGGAACAAGGATGAACTGCGCAAGGCCGGGCTGGATCCCGAGGAGCCGCCGCAGAGTTGGTTCGATGTGCAGATGCGCGCCGGCAAGCTGTATGACGAAGGCAGCGCGTGTCCTTTGACCTCTTCGCGTTTTTCCTGGATCCATCTCGAAAACGTGTCTACCCAGCATGGCGAACCGCTGCTGGTCCGCGACAAGGGCCGCGCCATGCGGGCGCGCCTCAACAGCATGGTGGATATCAAGCATCTGGCGCTGCTGTCGAGCTGGTACAAGGCGCGCTATTTCCAGTATTTCGGTCCGGGCAGCGAGGCCGACCACCGCTTTCTTTCCGGTGAGTGCGCCATGATTACCGGCGAGTCGGCGCTGTACCAGGAAGCGCGGCGCGCGGGCATTGCCGTCGGCATGTCGCCGATGCCGTTTTACGACGACATGCATGGCGCCAACCGCGAAAGGATACTGCCGGGCGGGATGGGTTTGTGGGCGCTGGCGGGCCGTAGTGCGCATGAGTATCAGGGGGTGGCGCAGTTTGTCCGCTTCATGCTGCGCCCCGAAGTACAGAACGAGTGGCTGCGTGGTACCGGTTTCCTGCCGATGACGCCCGTGGCGATGCGCACGCTGGAATCGCTGGACGTGCCGCCGCCGCTGGTCAACCTGGCGACGCGCCGTCTCGGCGAGGCCAGCCCGGCGAAATTGCGCACCAAGCACAATGCGGGCCTGAGCCAGTTGCGCAGTATCGTCGACGAGGAAGTCGCCGATGTCTGGGCCAATCGCAAACCGGCCAAGCAGGCGCTGGATATCGCGATGCGCCGCGCCGGTGGCGGCGCGCCGTAG